The proteins below come from a single Rhodanobacter sp. LX-99 genomic window:
- a CDS encoding NAD-dependent epimerase/dehydratase family protein yields the protein MSERILLAGCGDLGERVAQRLRARGDEVWALRRQPPAHGGHGIHWLRGDLTDPASLCELPVGITRLVYLPAPATRDKAAYRAIFVDGLRHLLDALDRRKLARVLFVSSSAVYGEHDGDWVDEATPTDPPGFNGAVLLEAEQWLAEQALPSTVLRLAGLYGPGRLQLIERLRAGQLRVPRETPHWANRVHVDDAAAAVAHLLQLKSPQPLYLGVDDTPMPLDELYDFLAALIDAPLPAEGAAPAGVGSKRLRNARLRASGWAPQWPDAREGYAALLDS from the coding sequence GTGAGCGAACGTATCCTGCTGGCCGGATGCGGCGATCTGGGCGAACGCGTGGCGCAGCGCCTGCGCGCGCGCGGCGACGAAGTATGGGCGCTGCGGCGCCAGCCGCCGGCGCACGGCGGGCACGGCATCCATTGGCTGCGCGGCGACCTGACCGATCCGGCCAGCCTGTGCGAACTGCCGGTCGGGATCACCCGGCTGGTCTACCTGCCGGCTCCGGCGACGCGCGACAAGGCGGCGTACCGCGCGATCTTCGTGGACGGCCTGCGCCACCTGCTCGACGCGCTCGATCGCCGCAAGCTGGCGCGGGTGCTGTTCGTCTCGTCCAGCGCCGTGTACGGCGAGCACGACGGCGACTGGGTCGACGAGGCCACTCCGACCGACCCGCCGGGATTCAACGGCGCGGTACTGCTCGAGGCCGAGCAGTGGCTGGCGGAGCAAGCGCTGCCGTCGACCGTGCTGCGGCTGGCCGGACTGTACGGGCCGGGCCGGCTGCAATTGATCGAGCGCCTGCGTGCGGGACAGCTGCGCGTGCCGCGCGAGACGCCGCACTGGGCCAACCGGGTCCACGTCGACGACGCCGCCGCGGCGGTCGCGCATCTGCTGCAGCTGAAGTCGCCGCAGCCGCTGTATCTCGGTGTCGACGACACGCCGATGCCGCTCGACGAGCTGTACGATTTCCTGGCCGCCCTGATCGATGCGCCGCTGCCCGCCGAGGGCGCGGCGCCGGCCGGCGTGGGCAGCAAGCGGCTGCGCAATGCGCGGCTGCGCGCCAGCGGCTGGGCGCCGCAATGGCCGGACGCACGCGAGGGCTACGCTGCGCTGCTCGACAGCTGA
- a CDS encoding shikimate kinase, giving the protein MNPSHNLFLIGPTGAGKTSIGRRLAAHYGLTFVDLDQEIERHCGVDVNTVFEIEGEAGFRQRESALLDECSHRPGVLLATGAGVVLAPHNRRHLRERGYVVWLQTTIEQQLERLERDHRRPLLAVPDRRERLQAMAQVREPLYRELADLAVPGEHGSVAAASERCIALIDHHWRRPGASPRQTA; this is encoded by the coding sequence ATGAACCCGTCGCACAACCTGTTCCTCATCGGCCCCACCGGTGCCGGCAAGACCTCGATCGGGCGACGGCTTGCCGCGCATTATGGCCTGACGTTCGTCGATCTCGACCAGGAGATCGAGCGTCATTGCGGCGTGGACGTGAACACGGTGTTCGAGATCGAGGGCGAGGCCGGTTTCCGCCAGCGCGAAAGCGCGCTGCTGGACGAGTGCAGCCACCGCCCCGGCGTGCTGCTGGCCACCGGCGCCGGCGTGGTGCTCGCACCGCACAACCGCCGGCATTTGCGCGAGCGCGGCTACGTGGTGTGGCTGCAGACCACGATCGAACAGCAACTGGAGCGGCTGGAACGCGACCACCGCCGTCCGCTGCTGGCGGTGCCCGACCGCCGCGAACGGCTGCAGGCGATGGCGCAGGTGCGCGAGCCGCTCTATCGCGAACTCGCCGATCTCGCGGTGCCCGGCGAACACGGCAGCGTCGCCGCCGCCAGCGAACGCTGCATCGCGCTGATCGACCACCATTGGCGGCGCCCCGGCGCATCGCCCAGGCAGACCGCATGA
- the aroB gene encoding 3-dehydroquinate synthase, whose translation MNHPAFQTITVALGQRSYPVWIGAGLLGDHARWRAMLRGRHALVVSNTTVAPLYLPRIEAGLDGLHWSSFLLDDGEAHKTFANVGRALEALGQLGATRDACVIALGGGVVGDLAGFSAACWMRGIDFIQMPTTLLAMVDSSVGGKTGVNLPVGKNLAGAFHQPRAVVADIDTLTTLPDREYRAGLAEVIKGAAIGDEPFFTWLERHADALAARDPATVLEAIARKVQYKAGVVARDETEQGERALLNFGHTFGHALETAGHYTALLHGEGVAVGMLLAARLSERLGMSEPAAAARLQRLLETLGLPVAIPPGMDAPQLLALMRLDKKNTAGMLRLILWRGIGRAEIVAGVDEADVLAVLQAAA comes from the coding sequence ATGAACCACCCCGCATTCCAGACGATCACCGTTGCCCTCGGCCAGCGCAGCTACCCGGTCTGGATCGGCGCCGGCCTGCTCGGCGACCACGCGCGCTGGCGCGCCATGCTGCGCGGCCGGCATGCGCTGGTGGTCAGCAACACCACGGTGGCGCCGCTGTACCTGCCGCGCATCGAGGCAGGGCTGGACGGCCTGCACTGGTCGTCGTTCCTGCTCGACGACGGCGAGGCACACAAGACATTCGCCAACGTCGGCCGCGCGCTGGAAGCGCTGGGCCAGCTCGGCGCCACCCGCGACGCCTGCGTGATCGCGCTGGGCGGCGGCGTGGTCGGCGACCTGGCCGGCTTCAGCGCGGCGTGCTGGATGCGCGGCATCGACTTCATCCAGATGCCGACCACCTTGCTGGCGATGGTCGATTCCTCGGTCGGCGGCAAGACCGGGGTCAACCTGCCGGTCGGCAAGAACCTCGCCGGCGCGTTCCATCAGCCGCGCGCGGTGGTCGCCGACATCGACACCCTGACTACCCTGCCGGATCGCGAATACCGCGCCGGCCTGGCCGAGGTGATCAAGGGCGCGGCGATCGGCGACGAGCCGTTCTTCACCTGGCTGGAACGGCACGCCGACGCGCTGGCTGCACGCGACCCCGCCACGGTACTGGAAGCGATCGCGCGCAAGGTGCAGTACAAGGCCGGCGTGGTCGCCCGCGACGAAACCGAGCAGGGCGAACGCGCCCTGCTCAACTTTGGCCATACTTTCGGCCATGCGCTGGAAACCGCCGGCCACTACACCGCCCTGCTGCACGGCGAAGGCGTGGCGGTCGGGATGCTGCTGGCCGCCCGCTTGTCCGAGCGCCTGGGCATGAGCGAACCGGCCGCCGCTGCCCGCCTGCAGCGCCTGCTGGAAACCCTCGGCCTGCCGGTGGCGATCCCGCCCGGCATGGACGCACCGCAGCTGCTGGCACTGATGCGGCTGGACAAGAAGAACACTGCCGGCATGCTTCGGCTGATCCTGTGGCGCGGCATCGGCCGCGCCGAGATCGTCGCCGGCGTGGACGAGGCCGACGTGCTGGCCGTGCTGCAAGCCGCGGCATGA
- a CDS encoding WGR domain-containing protein produces the protein MRLYLQTVPGSTDAPRYVQITLEQDLLGGWTLYRESGTQGGRATMKREQFLERDEAVAAFEKARDAQLKRGFRLMFAQGLEGPYGR, from the coding sequence ATGCGCCTCTATCTGCAAACCGTGCCCGGCAGTACCGACGCACCCCGCTACGTCCAGATCACGCTGGAGCAGGACCTGCTCGGCGGCTGGACGCTGTACCGCGAATCGGGCACCCAGGGCGGCCGCGCCACGATGAAGCGCGAGCAGTTCCTGGAGCGCGACGAGGCGGTCGCCGCCTTCGAGAAAGCCCGCGACGCCCAGCTCAAGCGCGGCTTCCGCCTGATGTTTGCCCAGGGGCTGGAAGGCCCGTACGGACGTTGA
- the hemE gene encoding uroporphyrinogen decarboxylase, producing MTDVLKNDRFLRALRRETTDTTPIWVMRQAGRYLPEYRATRERAGSFMGLAQNPEYACEVTLQPLERFELDAAILFSDILTIPDAMGLGLSFAHGEGPQFARPVRSAADVAKLAVPDMDGELRYVMDAVRLIRQELHGRVPLIGFAGSPWTLACYMVEGAGSRDFATLKTMCWNEPKLAHQLLDTLAQSVAAYLIAQAAAGAQALMIFDTWGGLLGPAPFREFSLRYMAQIVAALKADTHARELPVILFSKGAGQHLAEMADTGCAALGVDWTMHLADARRAVAGKVALQGNLDPAVMRASPEVIRREARTVLDSYGNHPGHVFNLGHGITPEVNPEHVKVLVDEVHGYGRELRAR from the coding sequence ATGACCGATGTGTTGAAGAACGACCGCTTCCTGCGCGCACTGCGCCGCGAAACCACCGACACCACGCCGATCTGGGTGATGCGCCAGGCCGGCCGCTACCTGCCGGAGTACCGCGCCACCCGCGAGCGCGCCGGCAGCTTCATGGGCCTGGCGCAGAACCCGGAGTACGCCTGCGAAGTGACCTTGCAGCCGCTGGAGCGCTTCGAACTGGATGCGGCGATCCTGTTCTCCGACATCCTCACCATCCCCGACGCGATGGGCCTGGGCCTGTCGTTCGCCCACGGCGAAGGCCCCCAGTTCGCGCGCCCCGTGCGCAGCGCCGCCGACGTCGCGAAACTCGCCGTGCCCGACATGGACGGCGAGCTGCGCTACGTGATGGATGCCGTGCGCCTGATCCGCCAGGAACTGCATGGCCGCGTGCCGCTGATCGGTTTCGCCGGCAGCCCGTGGACGCTGGCCTGCTACATGGTCGAGGGCGCCGGTTCGCGCGACTTCGCCACCCTGAAGACGATGTGCTGGAACGAACCGAAACTCGCGCACCAGCTGCTCGACACGCTGGCGCAGTCCGTCGCCGCCTACCTGATCGCCCAGGCCGCCGCCGGCGCTCAGGCGCTGATGATCTTCGACACCTGGGGCGGCCTGCTCGGCCCTGCCCCGTTCCGCGAATTCTCGCTGCGCTACATGGCGCAGATCGTCGCCGCGCTGAAAGCCGACACCCACGCGCGCGAGCTGCCGGTGATCCTGTTCTCCAAGGGCGCCGGCCAGCATCTGGCGGAAATGGCCGACACCGGCTGCGCCGCCCTCGGCGTCGACTGGACCATGCATCTCGCCGACGCCCGCCGCGCCGTCGCCGGCAAGGTCGCCCTGCAAGGCAACCTCGATCCGGCCGTGATGCGCGCCAGCCCGGAGGTGATCCGCCGCGAGGCCCGCACCGTGCTGGACAGCTACGGCAACCATCCCGGCCACGTGTTCAACCTTGGCCACGGCATCACGCCGGAAGTGAACCCCGAACACGTCAAGGTGCTGGTCGACGAGGTGCACGGCTACGGCCGCGAGCTGCGCGCGCGCTGA
- a CDS encoding alpha/beta hydrolase → MTLTIAAHARLVRCACLILLCLPALALAGEPLTLHAADGVAVYGTLSRAQPHGRSIALLFHQAHANRHEYDSVVPALQKLGFDTLAIDQRSGGNLFGGRNETVAKLGASADYLAALPDLEAALAWARAQHYARIVAVGSSYSSSLVIMLAAKHPQGLGAIASFSPGEYFDDKNQIKQAAAKVALPFYITTDPDEAGDVAEVLRDAHGANVVHYQPKVGVHGASTLVAARDPGGWQANLASFTAFLRGLPAPAH, encoded by the coding sequence ATGACCCTGACCATCGCAGCCCATGCCCGCCTCGTCCGCTGCGCCTGCCTGATCCTGCTGTGCCTGCCCGCCCTGGCGCTGGCCGGCGAACCGCTGACCCTGCACGCCGCCGACGGTGTGGCCGTGTACGGCACGCTCAGCCGGGCGCAGCCGCACGGCCGCAGCATCGCCCTGCTGTTCCACCAGGCCCACGCGAACCGGCACGAATACGACAGCGTGGTACCGGCGCTGCAGAAACTGGGTTTCGACACGCTGGCGATCGACCAACGCTCCGGCGGCAACCTGTTCGGCGGCCGCAACGAAACCGTGGCGAAGCTCGGCGCGTCGGCGGATTACCTGGCCGCACTGCCCGATCTCGAAGCCGCCCTGGCCTGGGCCCGCGCGCAGCACTACGCGCGCATCGTCGCGGTGGGCAGTTCCTACAGCTCATCGCTGGTGATCATGCTGGCCGCGAAGCATCCGCAAGGCCTGGGCGCCATCGCCAGCTTCTCGCCGGGCGAATACTTCGACGACAAGAACCAGATCAAGCAGGCCGCCGCCAAGGTAGCCCTGCCGTTCTACATCACCACCGACCCGGACGAGGCCGGCGACGTGGCCGAGGTACTTCGCGACGCGCACGGCGCCAACGTCGTGCACTACCAGCCCAAGGTCGGCGTGCACGGCGCCTCGACCCTGGTCGCGGCGCGCGATCCCGGCGGCTGGCAGGCCAACCTGGCGAGCTTCACCGCCTTCCTGCGCGGCCTTCCCGCGCCGGCCCACTGA
- a CDS encoding DUF3147 family protein, which translates to MAWLISKYLITAAVVVIVSEAAKRSDRLGGLIAALPLVTVLALIWLHVEHQPQGKIANHAWYTFWYVVPTLPMFLAFPALLPRLGFWPTLLACVLITVACFGAFALLMRRFGIDLLP; encoded by the coding sequence ATGGCCTGGCTCATCAGCAAATACCTGATCACCGCCGCGGTGGTGGTGATCGTGTCCGAAGCGGCCAAGCGCAGCGACCGCCTCGGCGGGCTGATCGCGGCGCTGCCGCTGGTCACCGTGCTCGCGCTGATCTGGCTGCACGTCGAGCATCAGCCGCAGGGCAAGATCGCCAACCACGCCTGGTACACCTTCTGGTACGTGGTGCCGACCCTGCCGATGTTCCTGGCCTTCCCGGCGCTGCTGCCGCGGCTGGGCTTCTGGCCGACCCTGCTGGCCTGCGTGCTGATTACCGTCGCGTGCTTCGGCGCATTCGCCCTGCTGATGCGGCGCTTCGGCATCGACCTGCTGCCCTGA